One window of Papaver somniferum cultivar HN1 chromosome 9, ASM357369v1, whole genome shotgun sequence genomic DNA carries:
- the LOC113313495 gene encoding pentatricopeptide repeat-containing protein At2g32630-like: protein MAIPNQKLLKTLRSVLTSDTSIKTNYEIANKISEALKTLGCKSLLQPNNFPLLSNLNTDIIHLVVSNPLLKPTTCLDFFNFLDDDNKRFLTPPTYEHDLQTYITLSLRLFKDRKFRMAKCLLNHVAIHENLNFPVSATASLVENLCKDSHTLSEFFDMFFRVYLEQNMFEEAFHVLDHMKKNNLEPDTRSITIAVDKLCKNGKLEKAREFMVVGGSKGIKPNIFTYNALINGFIKMGKFEEVHEILELIDNEGLSKNVTTYTLLINKFITEGNIEEAEKVFGEMLERKIEPDIHVYTSMISGNCRSENMKRAFALFDELSEKRINPNVHTYAALVNGLCRVGQMDAVKILLKEMQCNGIYLNQVVFNTIMDGYCKKGAVHEASKLFDVMGKKGIKADVFSYNIIACGLCKLNRISEAKAILLSMVGKDIVPNCVSFTILIDIHCKEGNIAEAMRVLRDMEKKGVQPNVVTYNALIDGYCKKGKMKEACEIKDVMEKKRIVPDVYTYTSLMHGNFIVGNVDNGLKLFQEMVARSLSPNLVTYTMMISNLSEEGRSHEAFRLYDEMKIVGLVPDDALYTTLVGSLHNEVPRNS, encoded by the coding sequence ATggcaattccaaatcagaaacttCTCAAAACTCTAAGATCAGTTTTAACCTCTGACACCTCTATCAAAACCAATTATGAAATTGCAAACAAAATTTCTGAAGCCCTTAAAACTTTAGGCTGCAAATCTCTTCTCCAACCTAATAATTTTCCCCTCCTCTCAAATCTCAACACAGACATAATCCATCTTGTTGTCTCAAACCCACTTCTCAAacccactacttgtttagatttcTTCAATTTTCTTGATGATGATAATAAACGATTTCTTACTCCTCCTACTTATGAGCATGATCTTCAAACTTATATAACCTTAAGTTTAAGGTTATTCAAAGACAGAAAATTCCGAATGGCAAAATGTCTTCTTAATCATGTTGCAATTCATGAAAATCTCAACTTCCCAGTTTCAGCTACAGCTTCTTTGGTGGAGAATCTTTGTAAGGATTCTCATACTTTGAGTGaattttttgatatgttttttagaGTTTATTTAGAGCAAAACATGTTTGAGGAGGCTTTTCATGTTCTTGATCACATGAAAAAGAATAACTTGGAACCGGATACACGGTCGATCACGATTGCTGTCGATAAGCTTTGTAAGAATGGAAAGCTCGAGAAGGCTAGGGAGTTCATGGTGGTGGGCGGAAGTAAAGGGATTAAACCAAATATTTTTACTTATAATGCTCTGATTAATGGGTTTATTAAAATGGGTAAATTTGAGGAGGTTCATGAAATACTGGAGTTGATTGATAACGAGGGACTATCAAAAAATGTTACAACTTATACACTTCTGATTAATAAGTTTATAACTGAGGGCAATATTGAAGAAGCTGAAAAAGTGTTTGGAGAAATGCTTGAGCGAAAGATTGAACCTGATATACACGTTTATACATCAATGATAAGTGGAAATTGCAGAAGTGAAAATATGAAAAGAGCATTTGCGTTGTTTGATGAACTGTCTGAGAAAAGAATAAATCCTAATGTACATACTTATGCTGCATTAGTGAATGGTCTTTGTAGAGTTGGACAAATGGATGCGGTGAAGATATTGTTAAAGGAGATGCAGTGCAATGGAATTTATTTGAACCAGGTGGTGTTTAATACAATAATGGATGGGTATTGTAAGAAAGGAGCAGTGCATGAAGCTTCAAAATTGTTTGATGTAATGGGGAAGAAGGGTATTAAAGCTGATGTGTTTTCATATAACATAATTGCATGTGGATTATGCAAGTTAAACCGAATTAGTGAAGCAAAAGCGATATTGCTTAGTATGGTAGGTAAGGATATTGTGCCAAATTGTGTAAGCTTTACTATTTTGATTGACATTCATTGTAAAGAAGGAAATATTGCTGAAGCGATGAGGGTTTTACGTGATATGGAGAAGAAGGGTGTACAGCCTAATGTTGTTACTTATAATGCTCTTATAGACGGGTATTGCAAAAAAGGGAAAATGAAGGAAGCTTGCGAGATTAAAGATGTTATGGAAAAGAAAAGGATAGTACCGGATGTGTATACTTATACGTCGCTTATGCATGGGAATTTCATAGTTGGGAATGTAGACAACGGGTTGAAACTGTTCCAGGAGATGGTGGCAAGGAGTTTGTCACCAAATTTGGTTACTTACACTATGATGATTTCAAATTTGTCTGAAGAAGGGAGATCTCATGAGGCTTTCCGTTTGTACGACGAAATGAAAATTGTGGGTCTAGTGCCTGATGATGCTCTATACACCACCCTCGTTGGTAGTCTTCACAATGAGGTGCCAAGAAACTCTTAA